The following proteins are encoded in a genomic region of Hemibagrus wyckioides isolate EC202008001 linkage group LG29, SWU_Hwy_1.0, whole genome shotgun sequence:
- the LOC131348868 gene encoding antigen WC1.1-like, translated as MEICLTFILLSSTLSLTAAENVRLVNGGSRCAGRVEVLHDGQWGTVCNYHWDMREAAVVCKELNCGEPVNVRYSAHFGPGSGPIWMDNVQCSGSESTLKNCSSNGWGKHYCDHLGDSGVTCSEHEAENIDDNITADQKAVILTDSLRLVNGGSRCAGTVEVLHDGQWGTVCSSAWDMKDAAVVCGQLRCGKVVEISYWAEFGRGSGPIWIYDLYCRGSELTLNNCSLKGGHYCDHREDAGVTCSGQSLRLTAGPHQCSGRVEVFHGGSWSTMCDADFDQQDAEVVCRELGCGIPVKVLGSAAFGRGEGPVSAEELQCRGSESDITFCPTSSSLKHSDCSHDNDVGLICSGHTEARLVNGPDSCSGRVELQYLGEWGTVCAVGWDMRAADVLCAQLDCGSAVAVVEVDWFGEGNGHIWADVFDCQGKETHLSRCDVSSWSRAACSHKHDAGVICNGSSVALQKGRMRLSGGSECQGEVEIYFRQDWRRVLLDSWSLSEASVLCRQLGCGSVLNYRSSPSTTEHKHMCVTGFSCSGSEAHLRNCSSAQAEPVNCSSGEQLYITCSGKFNPVPKFIRLVGSGGECAGRLEVFHSGSWGTVCDDSWDIEDAQVVCRELQCGVALSTHIPAWFGPGTGPIWLNEVECEGKETSLWNCRFQLCKEGECGHHEDVGVVCSEFKEIRLSEGCEGNLEVFYNGTWGNVCHNEMELETADMVCRELNCGILELLDSARARVESAPNWLDHVKCRKHDSNLLKCPSSPWGQNKCNNRDEVVHITCTEDRTSLHTQGTCSSFPLQKYCSKHWCLRLSGGKGSCSGRLEVYHNSTWGSVCDDQWNIRNAQVVCRQLGCGSALSADRNVWLGSGEGTIWLNRVKCRGDEIHLWDCHHSLKNHTDCSHAGVTCADISTMSTATPAATTTTTKSVRANPNPVSPGAPSTPPLVPFVLGMLLFLALVLLLVLFYQNRVLSRGSLLSEEQHSGYEDVDDELLSGDPGRVEPPEDYDDAVTAGPIPDNLDEDVAENYDDAITANQKSVILTEDVSKNYDDAVTTETNPNIITEGDPGGEELVGLDVADGIPQLERGPGYRGHQPRNVPSGHILPSPPDTVSAL; from the exons ATGgaaatctgtctgacttttattcttctgtcatccacactctcactcacagcAGCTG agaatgtgaggttggtgaatggtggaagtcggtgtgctgggagagtggaggttcttcatgatggtcagtggggaacagtgtgtaaTTATCACTGGGACATGAGAGAAGCTGCAGTGGTGTGTAAAGAGCTGAACTGTGGGGAGCCTGTAAATGTGCGGTATTCTGCTCATTTTGGACCAGGATCAGGACCAATCTGGATGGATAATGTGCAGTGTAGTGGATCTGAGTCGACACTGAAGAACTGTAGTTCAAATGGGTGGGGGAAACATTACTGTGACCATTTGGGGGATTCTGGAGTCACCTGCTCAG AACATGAAGCTGAGAATATTGATGACAACATTACAGCTGATCAGAAGGCAGTTATACTGACAG acagctTGAGGTTGGTGAATGGTGGAAGTCGCTGTGCTGGGACGGTGGAGGTTCTTCATGATGgacagtggggaacagtgtgtagTTCTGCCTGGGATATGAAAGatgctgcagtggtgtgtgGACAGCTGCGCTGTGGGAAGGTTGTAGAGATTAGTTATTGGGCTGAGTTTGGACGAGGGTCAGGACCAATCTGGATATATGATTTGTACTGTAGAGGATCTGAGTTGACGCTGAACAATTGTAGCTTAAAAGGGGGACATTACTGTGATcatagagaagatgctggagtcacctgttcag gtcaGAGTTTGAGACTTACTGCTGGTCCTCACCAGTGCtctgggagagtggaggtgtTTCATGGAGGTTCCTGGTCCACTATGTGTGATGCTGACTTTGACCAGCAGGATGCAGAGGTTGTGTGTCGAGAGCTGGGCTGTGGGATCCCCGTGAAGGTTCTGGGATCAGCTGCTTTTGGTCGAGGAGAGGGTCCGGTGTCGGCCGAGGAGCTTCAGTGTAGAGGATCTGAATCTGACATTACCTTCTGTCCAACATCAtcttcactcaaacactcagaCTGCTCCCATGACAACGATGTGGGATTGATATGTTCTG GTCACACTGAGGCACGGCTGGTGAACGGACCGGACTCCTGTTCTGGTCGAGTGGAGCTCCAGTACCTCGGTGAGTGGGGCACAGTTTGTGCTGTAGGCTGGGATATGagagctgcagatgttctgtGTGCACAGCTGGATTGTGGAAGTGCTGTggctgtggtggaggtggactgGTTTGGGGAGGGGAATGGCCACATCTGGGCTGATGTGTTTGATTGTCAGGGGAAGGAGACGCACCTATCACGATGTGACGTCTCATCATGGAGTAGAGCTGCATGCTCTCATAAACACGATGCTGGAGTCATCTGTAATG GATCATCTGTGGCACTACAGAAGGGGCGAATGCGGTTGTCTGGAGGGAGCGAGTGTCAGGGGGAGGTGGAGATTTATTTCAGGCAGGACTGGAGGAGAGTTCTCCTGGACTCGTGGAGTCTGTCTGAGGCGTCTGTGCTCTGCAGACAGCTGGGCTGTGGCTCCGTGCTGAACTACCGCTCCTCTCCATCcaccactgaacacaaacacatgtgtgtAACGGGTTTCAGCTGCTCTGGGAGTGAAGCTCATCTGAGGAACTGCAGCAGTGCACAAGCTGAACCTGTCAACTGCAGCTCTGGAGAACAGCTCTACAtcacctgctcaggtaaa TTCAACCCAGTCCCAAAGTTCATCAGGCTGGTTGGTTCTGGGGGAGAATGTGCAGGAAGGCTGGAGGTTTTCCACAGCGGCTCATGggggacagtgtgtgatgactcGTGGGATATTGAGGATGCACAGGTGGTGTGCAGAGAGCTGCAGTGTGGAGTGGCCCTCAGTACCCATATACCTGCCTGGTTTGGTCCTGGAACTGGGCCCATATGGCTGAATGAGGTGGAGTGTGAGGGGAAGGAGACGTCCCTGTGgaactgcagatttcagctgtgCAAAGAGGGTGAATGTGGACACCATGAGGACGTAGGAGTCGTCTGctcag AGTTTAAAGAGATCCGACTCTCAGAGGGCTGTGAGGGGAATCTGGAAGTGTTCTACAATGGAACCTGGGGTAATGTGTGTCACAATGAGATGGAGCTAGAAACAGCAGATATGGTCTGTCGAGAACTGAACTGTGGAATACTCGAGCTTTTGGACTCGGCCAGAGCGAGAGTTGAATCTGCTCCTAATTGGCTGGATCATGTGAAATGTAGGAAACATGACTCTAATCTGCTGAAGTGTCCATCTTCTCCCTGGGGACAGAACAAATGTAATAATCGTGATGAGGTGGTTCATATTACCTGCACAG aagACAGAACGTCTCTACATACTCAAGGGACATGCTCATCATTTCCTCTTCAGAAATACTGCTCAA agcacTGGTGTCTCAGGCTGAGTGGAGGAAAGGGAAGCTGCTCTGGGAGGTTGGAGGTGTATCATAACTCTACGTGGGGCTCCGTTTGTGATGATCAGTGGAACATCAGGAACGCTCAGGTGGTGTGCAGACAGCTGGGCTGTGGGTCGGCGCTGAGTGCTGATAGGAATGTTTGGTTGGGTTCTGGTGAAGGGACTATCTGGCTGAACAGAGTGAAGTGTCGAGGGGATGAGATTCACCTGTGGGACTGTCATCATTCCCTGAAGAACCACACTGACTGCTCTCATGCTGGAGTCACATGTGCAG ACATATCCACCATGTCCACTGCTACACctgccgccaccaccaccaccaccaaatcag TAAGAGCCAATCCAAACCCTGTGTCACCTGGAGCTCCATCCACCCCTCCACTGGTTCCCTTTGTGTTGGGAATGCTGCTCTTCCTGGCCTTAGTGCTTCTGTTGGTACTGTTTTACCAGAACAGAGTTCTCAGTAGAG GAAGTCTCCTCTCTGAAGAACAGCATTCTGGGTAtgaggatgtggatgatgaGCTTCTCTCAG gtgATCCAGGAAGAGTCGAACCACCAGAGGACTACGATGATGCTGTCACTGCTGGACCGATCCCTGATAACCTGGATG aggatGTAGCTGAGAATTATGATGACGCCATTACAGCTAATCAGAAGTCAGTTATACTGACAG AGGACGTGTCCAAGAACTATGATGATGCCGTTACCActgaaacaaacccaaacatcatCACAG AGGGTGACCCCGGGGGTGAGGAGCTGGTCGGTCTGGATGTAGCTGATGGAATTCCTCAATTAGAGAGGGGTCCAGGATATCGTGGGCATCAGCCGAGGAACGTTCCTTCGGGCCATATCCTTCCCAGTCCACCAGATACTGTAAGCGCCCTCTGA